A stretch of Geotrypetes seraphini chromosome 2, aGeoSer1.1, whole genome shotgun sequence DNA encodes these proteins:
- the LOC117353652 gene encoding nucleoside diphosphate kinase B-like, with protein sequence MAATKEQTFIAVKPDGVQRGLIGVIIQRFEQKGFRLVAMKLMHASKDHLEKHYSDLKDKPFFNDLVKYMSSGPVVPMVWEGLGVVKTGRVMLGETNPFDSKPGTIRGDFCIQVGRNIIHGSDSVESAKKEIKLWFKPEELVDYTSCAQDWIYE encoded by the coding sequence ATGGCTGCCACTAAGGAGCAAACATTCATTGCAGTCAAACCTGATGGTGTCCAGAGGGGCCTTATTGGAGTTATTATCCAGCGCTTTGAACAGAAGGGCTTCCGGTTGGTGGCAATGAAATTAATGCATGCTTCTAAAGATCATCTGGAAAAGCATTACAGTGATTTGAAGGACAAGCCTTTCTTTAATGACTTGGTTAAGTACATGAGCAGTGGACCAGTTGTGCCTATGGTGTGGGAAGGTCTTGGTGTAGTGAAGACGGGGAGAGTAATGCTAGGAGAAACCAACCCTTTTGATTCCAAGCCTGGTACTATTCGTGGTGACTTCTGCATTCAGGTTGGCAGAAACATCATTCATGGCAGTGACTCTGTGGAAAGTGCCAAGAAGGAGATCAAGCTTTGGTTTAAACCAGAGGAACTTGTAGACTACACAAGCTGTGCTCAGGACTGGATCTATGAATAG